A single window of Archangium gephyra DNA harbors:
- the greB gene encoding transcription elongation factor GreB, with protein sequence MSRDVRNSEEAPEENDALQLEGGEEEEEEKSSSGHRRYLTRSGAERMHKELLRLLNEERPKVTAEVSAAAAQGDRSENAEYIYGKKRLREIDRRIRFLQKRLDTATIVTPSEQPDPSRVYFGATVTLEDEDEARVTYQIVGSDEIDTAGGRISVESPIAKALLRKKVGDTVEVHRPRGEIEYTLVQIRYL encoded by the coding sequence ATGTCCCGAGACGTCCGGAATTCCGAGGAAGCCCCCGAGGAGAACGACGCGCTGCAACTGGAGGGTGGGGAGGAAGAGGAAGAAGAAAAGTCCTCCTCCGGCCACCGCCGCTACCTCACCCGCTCTGGGGCCGAGCGCATGCACAAGGAGCTGCTGCGCCTGCTCAACGAGGAGCGTCCCAAGGTCACCGCCGAGGTGTCCGCCGCCGCCGCCCAGGGGGACCGCTCGGAGAACGCCGAGTACATCTACGGCAAGAAGCGCCTGCGCGAGATCGACCGGCGCATCCGCTTCCTCCAGAAGCGCCTGGACACCGCCACCATCGTCACCCCGTCCGAGCAGCCGGACCCCTCCCGCGTCTACTTCGGCGCCACCGTGACGCTCGAGGACGAGGACGAGGCCCGGGTGACCTACCAGATCGTCGGCTCGGACGAGATCGACACCGCCGGCGGCCGCATCAGCGTGGAGTCGCCCATCGCGAAGGCCCTGCTGCGCAAGAAGGTCGGCGACACCGTCGAGGTGCACCGTCCCCGTGGGGAAATCGAATACACCCTCGTGCAGATCCGCTACCTGTAG
- a CDS encoding putative immunity protein, whose amino-acid sequence MILTKPRDPRFITIRRGGTLSDANHRLLALWAAACAEHVLHFFEEAQPDDGRPRQAIELIHAWTRGEITMRQAHKAAFVANAAAREISGAAKFAALAAGQAVAVAHVAAHELGAAAYAIRAARAAAPEDEREQAGRQECHWQREQLPDEIRELVLDDQRLRNEACWSVFDC is encoded by the coding sequence ATGATTCTTACCAAGCCGCGCGATCCGAGATTCATAACCATTCGTCGTGGCGGTACCCTGAGCGACGCCAATCACCGCCTGCTCGCGTTATGGGCGGCTGCTTGCGCGGAGCATGTATTGCATTTCTTTGAAGAAGCACAACCAGACGATGGACGTCCGCGTCAGGCAATTGAGCTGATTCACGCCTGGACACGGGGCGAAATCACCATGCGCCAGGCCCACAAGGCGGCCTTTGTCGCCAACGCCGCGGCGAGAGAGATTTCCGGTGCGGCCAAGTTCGCGGCCCTTGCGGCCGGCCAGGCGGTGGCAGTCGCGCATGTGGCAGCTCATGAGTTGGGCGCTGCAGCATATGCAATCCGGGCCGCGCGAGCTGCCGCGCCTGAAGACGAGCGTGAACAAGCCGGTCGTCAGGAGTGCCACTGGCAGCGCGAACAGCTTCCCGATGAAATCCGGGAGCTTGTGCTTGATGACCAGCGACTGCGCAATGAGGCGTGCTGGTCTGTGTTTGATTGTTGA
- a CDS encoding nuclear transport factor 2 family protein, with translation MEHKRFFDEMFAHVDALDARGFASFFTQGGVFRFGNNEPVSGRAHIEGFISGFFSAIGGISHQFQNCWTLEDRAFANGLVTYVRKDGSKLTVPWATISRFEGGKLAEYNAYVDASKLFNP, from the coding sequence ATGGAGCACAAGCGATTCTTCGACGAGATGTTCGCGCACGTGGATGCGCTCGACGCCCGCGGCTTCGCATCATTCTTCACGCAAGGGGGCGTCTTCCGCTTCGGGAACAACGAGCCGGTCTCCGGCCGTGCCCACATCGAGGGCTTCATCTCCGGGTTCTTCTCGGCCATCGGCGGCATCAGCCACCAGTTCCAGAATTGCTGGACGCTGGAGGACCGCGCCTTCGCCAACGGGCTGGTCACCTACGTGCGCAAGGACGGCAGCAAGCTCACCGTCCCGTGGGCGACCATCTCCCGCTTCGAGGGCGGCAAACTGGCCGAGTACAACGCGTACGTCGACGCCTCGAAACTCTTCAATCCCTAG
- a CDS encoding radical SAM/SPASM domain-containing protein: protein MPPPAVQTRTAYAVWELTLKCNLACGHCGSRAGDSRKNELSREEALDLVRQLAEVGIQEVTIEGGEAFLRPDWLDIARAITDHGMLCTMTTGGYGLSRETARRMKEAGIAHVSVSVDGLEATHDRIRGRKGSFRFCFETLGHFREVGLPFSSNTQVNRLSAPELPALYERLRDAGIRAWQVQLTGPMGNGTDNAWMLLQPAELPDLYRMLARVALRVREESRLSLVPGNDVGYFGPYDDLLFSSSGAKVWAGCKAGLSVLGIHADGGIKACPTLPSEFVGGNIRQQPLADILETRELTFNVDAGTPEGIAHLWGHCASCRYAEACRGGCSQRAHVLFNRRGNNPYCHHRSLRLAESGVRERVVRAAPGTGLPFDHGVFELVEEPLESPWPSDDPHHFTYERVEWPPGWEAFPLPGV, encoded by the coding sequence ATGCCCCCGCCCGCCGTCCAGACCCGCACGGCCTATGCCGTGTGGGAACTCACCCTCAAGTGCAACCTCGCCTGCGGCCACTGCGGTTCGCGGGCGGGAGACAGCCGCAAGAATGAGCTCTCCCGCGAGGAGGCGCTCGACCTGGTGCGCCAGCTCGCCGAGGTGGGCATCCAGGAAGTGACCATCGAGGGCGGCGAGGCGTTCCTGCGTCCCGACTGGCTCGACATCGCGCGGGCCATCACGGACCACGGGATGCTCTGCACCATGACGACGGGAGGCTATGGCCTCTCGCGCGAGACGGCGCGGCGGATGAAGGAGGCGGGCATCGCGCACGTCTCCGTCTCCGTGGACGGCCTGGAGGCCACGCATGATCGCATCCGTGGTCGCAAGGGCTCGTTCCGCTTCTGCTTCGAGACACTGGGCCACTTCCGCGAGGTGGGCCTGCCCTTCAGCTCGAACACGCAGGTCAACCGCCTGTCCGCCCCCGAGCTGCCGGCGCTGTACGAGCGCCTGAGGGATGCCGGCATCCGCGCCTGGCAGGTGCAACTCACCGGTCCCATGGGCAACGGGACGGACAACGCGTGGATGCTGCTGCAGCCCGCGGAGCTGCCGGACCTCTACCGGATGCTCGCCCGCGTCGCGCTGCGTGTGCGCGAGGAGTCCCGGCTGTCGTTGGTTCCCGGCAACGACGTGGGCTACTTCGGCCCGTACGACGACCTCCTCTTCTCTTCCAGCGGGGCCAAGGTGTGGGCGGGCTGCAAGGCGGGCCTGTCCGTGCTGGGCATCCACGCGGATGGCGGCATCAAGGCGTGCCCCACGCTGCCGTCCGAGTTCGTGGGCGGCAACATCCGCCAGCAGCCCCTGGCCGACATCCTGGAGACGCGCGAGCTCACCTTCAACGTCGATGCCGGGACGCCCGAGGGCATCGCGCACCTGTGGGGCCACTGCGCGAGCTGCCGCTACGCCGAGGCCTGCCGGGGAGGGTGCTCGCAACGGGCGCATGTGCTCTTCAACCGGCGGGGCAACAACCCCTACTGCCACCACCGCTCACTCCGGCTGGCCGAGAGCGGCGTGCGCGAGCGCGTGGTCCGCGCCGCGCCCGGCACGGGGTTGCCCTTCGACCATGGAGTCTTCGAGCTGGTGGAGGAGCCGCTCGAGTCGCCCTGGCCGTCGGACGATCCGCATCACTTCACCTATGAGCGCGTGGAGTGGCCTCCGGGTTGGGAGGCCTTCCCGCTGCCTGGAGTCTGA
- a CDS encoding DUF5916 domain-containing protein, producing the protein MSFRRLLGSLARSLACLTLLLSLAAARAEQALGSFEAVRTSVPPQLDGRLDDEVWAAAPAYTRFVQTFPQEGAEPTERTEVRVVYDDQTLYVGIINFDSQPELVNRQLGRRGQPPESDIVTVSIDSTHDRRTAYSFSVNAGGTLRDTLYFDDNKSSNDWDAIWDGRAAQRPDGWSVELAIPLRLLRFPSAPIQDWGFAVRREIARRSEVIDSTLIPRNANAFVSRFGNLTGMRGLEPHMDVELTPYVASRASRRPLSSDPFLPRPRLWEPSADVGLDVKLSLTSQLVLNATVNPDFGQVEADELILNLSTFEAFFPEKRPFFTQGMDIFQPAGSDVSDSSQMLFYSRRIGLDTPILAATKLTGALSRNVQIGLLDAVVMGASAPSRSGEDSEQPDSRYQFHPTRPLHFAPNSTLPQEPGVPQNFFMAISRATLVPGATVGLSVGAATPLGHRCGTVLPEDPGLRDECLVAGGNAAALDWNLRTQDGNWVFVGQLAGSQIVGGPEAGQLRRDGTLLRPGDTGLGTYMTAGLLGGDPFRFSVGYEYASPRLELNATGFQTTQNQQSAKATVEFVRPSGWGPLHTFSTSLNAYRDWTTDSRSLHINDQLLLLSEATLPGFHVAGFKIGAKFNRQDIREIPLTGIPIERPDYQYLTAWGETNRNLPLSLRLDAYVNRLVAPAPTLSKRGQGAALSTIWRPMPNLETQFIADLYGVLEGPRWIKSLPDGRHLLGEQDPIVLSLTLRQLLVLSPRLTLQLYAQLFTATNRFGPFYEATSGSSARVRLAELVPTDPGFDPSYHEAALNMNMVLRWEYSPGATLFLVYSRAQQELPPEEGSAELSQLLLPSRLFSGAATDTMFIKWSHAWGL; encoded by the coding sequence ATGTCTTTCCGCCGCCTCCTTGGCTCGCTCGCCCGCTCCCTCGCCTGCCTGACCCTCCTCCTTTCGCTGGCGGCGGCTCGCGCGGAGCAGGCACTCGGCTCCTTCGAGGCCGTCCGCACGTCCGTCCCGCCCCAGCTCGATGGCCGGCTCGATGACGAGGTCTGGGCCGCTGCACCCGCCTACACGCGCTTCGTCCAGACCTTCCCCCAGGAAGGCGCCGAGCCCACCGAGCGCACCGAGGTGCGCGTCGTCTACGACGATCAGACGCTCTACGTCGGCATCATCAACTTCGACTCGCAGCCGGAGCTCGTCAACCGCCAGCTCGGGCGCCGCGGCCAGCCTCCCGAGTCGGACATCGTCACGGTGTCCATCGACAGCACGCATGATCGCCGCACCGCCTACTCCTTCTCCGTGAACGCGGGCGGCACCCTCCGCGACACCCTCTACTTCGACGACAACAAGAGCTCGAATGACTGGGACGCCATCTGGGACGGCCGCGCCGCCCAGCGGCCCGATGGCTGGTCCGTGGAGCTCGCCATCCCCCTGCGCCTGCTCCGCTTCCCCAGCGCGCCCATCCAGGACTGGGGCTTCGCCGTCCGCCGGGAGATCGCCCGCAGGTCCGAGGTGATCGACTCCACCCTCATCCCCCGCAACGCCAACGCCTTCGTCTCGCGCTTCGGCAACCTCACCGGCATGCGGGGGCTCGAGCCCCACATGGACGTGGAGCTCACCCCCTACGTCGCTTCCCGCGCCAGCCGCCGGCCCCTCTCCTCGGATCCCTTCCTCCCGAGGCCCCGCCTGTGGGAGCCGTCCGCGGATGTCGGTCTCGACGTCAAGCTCTCCCTCACCAGCCAGCTCGTCCTCAACGCCACCGTCAACCCGGACTTCGGCCAGGTGGAGGCCGACGAGCTCATCCTCAACCTCTCCACCTTCGAGGCCTTCTTCCCGGAGAAGCGTCCCTTCTTCACCCAGGGCATGGACATCTTCCAGCCCGCGGGCTCGGACGTCAGCGACTCCTCTCAGATGCTCTTCTACTCGCGCCGCATCGGCCTGGACACGCCCATCCTCGCCGCCACCAAGCTGACAGGCGCGCTCAGCCGCAACGTGCAGATCGGCCTGCTGGATGCCGTGGTGATGGGAGCCTCCGCGCCAAGCCGCTCCGGCGAGGACTCCGAGCAGCCGGACTCCCGCTACCAGTTCCACCCCACCCGGCCCCTCCACTTCGCCCCCAACAGCACGCTGCCGCAAGAGCCTGGCGTCCCCCAGAACTTCTTCATGGCCATCTCCCGCGCCACGCTGGTCCCTGGCGCCACCGTGGGGCTCTCCGTGGGTGCCGCCACGCCCCTCGGCCATCGCTGCGGCACGGTGCTGCCCGAGGACCCCGGGCTCCGCGATGAGTGCCTCGTGGCCGGGGGCAACGCCGCCGCCCTCGACTGGAACCTCCGCACCCAGGACGGCAATTGGGTCTTCGTCGGACAGCTCGCCGGCTCCCAGATCGTCGGCGGCCCCGAGGCCGGACAGCTGCGCCGCGATGGCACGCTGCTGCGCCCGGGCGACACCGGCCTCGGCACGTACATGACGGCCGGACTGCTCGGTGGCGATCCCTTCCGCTTCAGCGTCGGCTACGAGTACGCCTCCCCCAGGCTGGAGCTGAACGCCACCGGCTTCCAGACCACCCAGAACCAGCAGAGCGCCAAGGCCACCGTCGAGTTCGTCCGGCCCTCGGGCTGGGGCCCGCTCCACACCTTCTCCACCTCGCTCAACGCCTACCGGGACTGGACGACCGACTCGCGCTCCCTGCACATCAACGATCAGCTCCTCCTCTTGAGCGAGGCCACCCTCCCGGGCTTCCACGTCGCCGGCTTCAAGATCGGGGCGAAGTTCAACCGCCAGGACATCCGGGAGATCCCCCTCACCGGAATCCCCATCGAGCGGCCCGACTACCAGTACCTCACGGCCTGGGGCGAGACGAACCGCAACCTGCCGCTCTCGCTGCGCCTGGATGCCTACGTCAACCGGCTCGTGGCTCCCGCCCCCACGCTCTCCAAGCGCGGACAGGGCGCCGCCCTCTCCACCATCTGGCGGCCGATGCCCAACCTCGAGACGCAGTTCATCGCGGACCTCTACGGTGTGCTGGAGGGCCCCCGGTGGATCAAGAGCCTGCCGGACGGCCGCCACCTGCTCGGTGAGCAGGATCCCATCGTCCTGTCCCTCACGCTGCGCCAGCTCCTGGTGCTGTCGCCGCGGCTCACCCTCCAGCTCTACGCCCAGCTCTTCACCGCCACCAACCGCTTCGGCCCCTTCTACGAGGCCACGTCCGGCTCCAGTGCACGCGTGCGCCTGGCGGAGCTCGTCCCCACGGACCCCGGCTTCGATCCGAGCTACCACGAGGCCGCGCTCAACATGAACATGGTGCTGCGCTGGGAGTACTCGCCCGGCGCCACCCTCTTCCTCGTCTACTCGCGCGCCCAGCAGGAGCTGCCGCCCGAGGAGGGCAGCGCCGAGCTGTCACAGCTGCTGCTTCCCAGCCGCCTCTTCTCGGGAGCCGCCACGGACACGATGTTCATCAAGTGGTCCCACGCCTGGGGACTGTGA
- a CDS encoding carboxylesterase/lipase family protein: MPTGSNFAVRRPSALIGLLALALVGGCAHKPIVTENKGRELKNEGPVIADTASGQVRGVLSEGIRVFKGIPYGGPTSGKNRFMPPVKAEPWSGVREAVEYGPRCAQRSAIGTSVDRQVVAALVTPDTQAMSEDCLVLNVWTPGVADGGKRPVMVWLHGGGFVEGSGSAALYDGTALSRRGDVVVLTLNHRLGALGYLYTGGANTTSGNAGMLDIVAALEWVRDNIASFGGDPGNVTVFGESGGGMKVTLLLAMPAAKGLFHKAISQSGALVRAMKPEEAAAQAGELMAELKLQPGDLEALRNLPLEKLFDAQMAVMKKERGTFTFNSPFTPVADGQVLPGNPFDPSAPAVSAGVPLMIGTNQDEMTLFLHGKLGAMPDGVARMGLGRLVGEAKDQVFDHYRRARPDAPAKDLILAAGSDLFRAPSLLAAERKVAQAGAPVYVYLFTWETPILEGQLKATHALDIPFVFDNADLVPSFTGKDPERFKLSEQMSGAWIAFARNGNPNHSGIPTWPAYNTEQRPTLLFNLTSRVENDPGREERLLWHGIFTK; the protein is encoded by the coding sequence ATGCCAACTGGAAGCAACTTCGCCGTACGCCGTCCGTCTGCCCTCATCGGCCTGCTCGCGCTTGCCCTGGTGGGTGGCTGTGCCCACAAGCCGATCGTCACCGAGAACAAGGGCCGCGAGCTGAAGAACGAAGGTCCGGTCATCGCGGACACCGCGAGCGGCCAGGTGCGCGGGGTCCTCTCCGAGGGCATCCGCGTCTTCAAGGGGATTCCGTACGGCGGGCCCACGTCGGGCAAGAACCGCTTCATGCCGCCGGTGAAGGCCGAGCCGTGGAGCGGCGTCCGGGAGGCCGTCGAGTACGGCCCGCGCTGCGCCCAGCGCAGTGCCATCGGCACGTCGGTGGATCGCCAGGTCGTGGCCGCGCTCGTCACGCCCGACACCCAGGCCATGAGCGAGGACTGCCTGGTCCTCAATGTCTGGACGCCCGGTGTGGCGGATGGCGGCAAGCGCCCCGTCATGGTCTGGCTGCACGGCGGCGGCTTCGTGGAAGGCTCCGGGTCGGCCGCCCTCTATGACGGCACCGCGCTCTCCCGGCGCGGGGATGTCGTGGTGCTCACGCTCAACCACCGGCTCGGAGCGCTGGGCTACCTCTACACGGGCGGCGCCAACACGACGTCCGGCAATGCCGGCATGCTCGACATCGTCGCGGCGCTCGAGTGGGTGCGCGACAACATCGCCTCGTTCGGCGGGGATCCGGGCAACGTCACCGTCTTCGGCGAGTCGGGCGGCGGCATGAAGGTGACGCTCCTGCTCGCCATGCCCGCGGCGAAGGGGCTGTTCCACAAGGCCATCAGCCAGAGCGGTGCGCTCGTGCGCGCGATGAAGCCGGAGGAGGCGGCCGCCCAGGCCGGCGAGCTGATGGCCGAGCTCAAGCTCCAGCCTGGAGACCTCGAGGCGCTGCGGAACCTCCCCCTGGAGAAGCTCTTCGATGCCCAGATGGCCGTCATGAAGAAGGAGCGGGGGACGTTCACGTTCAACTCGCCCTTCACCCCCGTGGCGGATGGGCAGGTGCTGCCCGGCAATCCGTTCGATCCCTCGGCCCCCGCCGTCTCGGCCGGCGTGCCGCTGATGATTGGCACCAACCAGGACGAGATGACGCTGTTCCTCCACGGGAAGCTGGGAGCGATGCCCGACGGTGTGGCCCGCATGGGCCTGGGCCGGCTGGTGGGCGAGGCGAAGGACCAGGTCTTCGATCACTACCGCCGCGCCAGACCGGACGCCCCGGCGAAGGACCTGATCCTCGCCGCCGGCAGTGATCTGTTCCGGGCGCCGTCCCTGCTGGCCGCCGAGCGCAAGGTGGCCCAGGCGGGCGCCCCCGTCTACGTGTACCTGTTCACCTGGGAGACGCCGATCCTCGAGGGGCAGCTCAAGGCCACCCACGCGCTCGACATCCCCTTCGTGTTCGACAACGCCGACCTCGTGCCCTCCTTCACCGGCAAGGATCCCGAGCGCTTCAAACTGTCCGAGCAGATGAGCGGGGCGTGGATCGCCTTCGCGCGCAACGGCAACCCGAATCACTCCGGCATTCCCACGTGGCCGGCCTACAACACCGAGCAGCGCCCCACCCTGCTCTTCAACCTCACGTCCCGGGTCGAGAATGATCCGGGCCGCGAGGAGCGCCTGCTCTGGCACGGCATCTTCACGAAGTAG
- a CDS encoding ArnT family glycosyltransferase, giving the protein MKIRPLHFFIFWLVLNLVQAAFTELTSDEAYYWFYSRSLEWGYYDHPPFIALMVRLGYALFPNELGVRLVNVILNALSVLLLFKLVPREQPRRDTLIYLMVLSLPLLNYLAFIIFPDGPLLFFLVLFLLGYQRFLEKEDLAAVLLLGCSTALMLYSKYHGVLVVGFTVLSNLRLLRSPRFWLSMVLALVLFLPHLGWQYAHQFPTFQFHLKGRTTAFTTRYLLEYLSQQLPAIGPGLIFIPFVVRTQDRFERALQLLCVGTFGFFLFTALKAFVHFHWTSIALFPLLLLASRYYEEEKHERLFQFLVLPLAFAVVVLRLYLMFRIFPVNHLNVDYYHGRKLWAEDIQKVAGDRPVLFGDNFRESSLYSFYSGQTGVALQSGERRQSQYELWNYEDGLQGREVVLVQDRPFAGSTELRTRMDKTVHYFIAPGFSSYYDIPVEVAFPPTVKSGEAVAIAVTVSNPRNTALRFARDGFPRVPALFYVIRKDGQEVHRGTLEVFPEDAVLPPGGQREFKASLPLPALEEGAHTVSFGIRYEPLLDAYNSRAREFSVGR; this is encoded by the coding sequence ATGAAAATCAGGCCCCTGCACTTCTTCATCTTCTGGCTGGTGCTGAATCTCGTGCAGGCCGCGTTCACGGAGCTGACCAGTGATGAGGCGTACTACTGGTTCTACTCGCGGTCCCTGGAGTGGGGCTATTACGACCATCCCCCCTTCATCGCGCTGATGGTGCGGCTCGGCTACGCGCTCTTCCCGAACGAGCTGGGCGTACGGCTGGTGAATGTGATTCTGAATGCCCTGAGCGTGCTGCTGTTGTTCAAGCTGGTGCCTCGGGAGCAGCCGAGGCGGGACACCCTCATTTATCTGATGGTGCTGTCCCTGCCGCTGCTGAACTACCTGGCCTTCATCATCTTCCCGGACGGGCCGCTCCTCTTCTTCCTCGTGCTGTTCCTCCTGGGCTACCAGCGGTTCCTGGAGAAGGAGGACCTGGCCGCGGTGCTGTTGCTGGGGTGCTCCACCGCGTTGATGCTGTACTCGAAGTACCATGGCGTCCTGGTGGTTGGCTTCACGGTGCTCTCCAACCTCAGGCTGCTGCGCTCACCGCGCTTCTGGTTGTCCATGGTGCTGGCCCTGGTGTTGTTCCTGCCTCACCTGGGCTGGCAGTACGCGCACCAGTTTCCGACGTTCCAGTTCCACCTCAAGGGCCGCACCACCGCCTTCACCACCCGGTATCTCCTCGAGTACCTCAGCCAGCAGCTCCCGGCGATCGGGCCCGGGCTGATCTTCATTCCGTTCGTCGTCAGAACACAGGACCGCTTCGAGAGGGCCTTGCAGCTCCTCTGCGTGGGCACCTTCGGCTTCTTCCTCTTCACGGCCCTGAAGGCGTTCGTCCATTTCCACTGGACGTCCATTGCCCTCTTCCCGCTGCTGTTGCTCGCCTCGCGGTACTACGAGGAGGAGAAGCACGAGCGGCTCTTTCAATTCCTGGTGCTGCCGCTGGCCTTCGCCGTCGTGGTGCTCCGGCTGTATTTGATGTTCCGCATCTTCCCGGTGAACCACCTCAACGTGGACTACTACCATGGCCGGAAGCTGTGGGCGGAAGACATCCAGAAGGTGGCCGGTGACAGGCCGGTGCTCTTCGGCGACAACTTCCGGGAGTCGTCTCTCTATTCGTTCTACTCGGGCCAGACGGGCGTGGCCCTGCAGAGTGGCGAGCGGCGTCAATCCCAGTACGAGCTGTGGAACTACGAGGACGGTCTGCAGGGACGGGAGGTGGTCCTCGTCCAGGACCGGCCCTTCGCCGGGAGCACGGAGCTGCGGACGCGCATGGACAAGACAGTCCACTACTTCATCGCGCCCGGGTTCTCGTCGTATTACGACATCCCGGTGGAGGTCGCGTTCCCTCCCACCGTGAAGAGTGGAGAGGCCGTGGCCATCGCCGTCACGGTCTCCAATCCGAGGAACACGGCGCTCCGCTTCGCGCGAGACGGTTTTCCACGGGTACCCGCGCTGTTCTACGTCATCCGGAAGGACGGCCAGGAGGTCCATCGAGGGACGCTGGAGGTCTTTCCGGAAGACGCTGTCCTCCCGCCGGGCGGCCAACGGGAATTCAAGGCCTCCCTCCCACTGCCAGCGCTGGAGGAAGGGGCCCATACCGTGAGCTTTGGAATCCGGTATGAGCCGCTCCTGGACGCCTACAACTCCAGGGCCCGTGAATTCAGCGTGGGCCGTTGA
- a CDS encoding kelch repeat-containing protein — translation MRINLLGAALIGGLLGASSARAETTLFSDDFSTNPATNGKWTVVQSDVPNSLYDTTSQSFYMTRVGGYTGGGIYMMANTPLKTRKWEASFRYRIGGRYQGGADGLAFMFYKKGGYRPAGGGFLGFNPAYVNQPGYGVIIDNYYNSGWDPSASYIGLIKDNTHSFSAKLAYANDSRTEDAVWHAMRVRFMDGEVSVYVDGGLLFTHKMAAPDYSYDGVGFSAGIGADQNYHQIDDFVLTDLELPVWSTTGRMNLEHGLHTATRLPGGKVLVVGGFNSAAEVYDPATGAWSFTGPASTSRLLPTATALKDGRVLVTGGENDSRSLETAELYNPATGAWSPTASLSTGRKDHTATLLSDGRVLVTGGYNERSGTLSSAELYDPATGTWTPVGFLSQARSQHKAVSLSGGKVLVTGGLDASGMPLASAEVYDPATGAWTRTGSLSMGRRSHSATALKNGQVLVAGGYDASASTLASAELYDPATGAWSSTAPLGKGRRYHTATLLNDGKVLLAGGYSDWYGILASAELYDPATGTFADTASLGLVRYDHTSTLLEDGRVLTVGGFSTGDQASAELFGPARK, via the coding sequence ATGCGAATCAATCTACTGGGTGCGGCTCTGATCGGTGGCCTTCTGGGCGCCTCGTCCGCGCGGGCCGAGACGACCCTCTTCTCCGACGACTTCTCCACCAACCCGGCCACCAACGGGAAGTGGACCGTGGTGCAGAGCGATGTGCCGAACTCGCTCTACGACACCACCAGCCAGTCCTTCTACATGACCCGGGTGGGCGGCTACACGGGCGGCGGCATCTACATGATGGCCAATACCCCGCTCAAGACGCGCAAGTGGGAGGCCTCGTTCCGCTACCGCATCGGCGGCCGGTACCAGGGCGGCGCCGACGGGCTCGCCTTCATGTTCTACAAGAAGGGCGGCTACAGGCCCGCGGGTGGCGGGTTCCTCGGCTTCAACCCGGCCTACGTGAACCAGCCGGGCTACGGCGTCATCATCGACAACTACTACAACTCGGGGTGGGATCCGTCGGCCAGCTACATCGGGCTGATCAAGGACAACACCCACTCGTTCTCGGCCAAGCTCGCCTACGCCAATGACTCGCGCACCGAGGACGCCGTGTGGCACGCCATGCGGGTGCGCTTCATGGACGGCGAGGTGTCCGTGTACGTCGACGGCGGGCTGCTCTTCACGCACAAGATGGCCGCGCCGGACTACTCGTACGACGGCGTCGGGTTCTCCGCGGGCATCGGCGCCGACCAGAACTACCACCAGATCGACGACTTCGTCCTGACGGACCTCGAGCTCCCCGTGTGGAGCACCACCGGCCGGATGAACCTCGAGCACGGGCTCCACACGGCCACGCGGCTGCCCGGGGGCAAGGTGCTCGTCGTGGGTGGTTTCAACAGCGCGGCCGAGGTGTATGACCCGGCCACCGGCGCGTGGAGCTTCACGGGCCCGGCGTCCACGTCGCGCCTGCTGCCCACCGCCACCGCGCTCAAGGACGGCCGGGTGCTCGTCACCGGCGGCGAGAACGACTCGCGCTCGCTGGAGACGGCCGAGCTGTACAACCCCGCCACCGGCGCGTGGAGCCCCACGGCCTCGCTGAGCACCGGCCGCAAGGATCACACGGCCACCCTGCTGAGCGATGGGCGGGTGCTCGTCACCGGCGGGTACAACGAGCGCTCCGGCACCCTGTCCTCGGCCGAGCTGTATGACCCGGCCACCGGCACGTGGACGCCCGTGGGCTTCCTGAGCCAGGCCCGCAGCCAGCACAAGGCCGTGTCCCTGTCCGGGGGCAAGGTGCTCGTCACGGGCGGCCTGGATGCCAGTGGCATGCCCCTGGCCAGCGCCGAGGTGTATGACCCGGCCACCGGCGCGTGGACGCGCACCGGGAGCCTGAGCATGGGCCGCCGGTCTCACTCCGCCACGGCCCTGAAGAACGGTCAGGTGCTCGTCGCGGGGGGTTACGACGCGAGCGCCTCCACCCTGGCTTCGGCCGAGCTGTACGACCCGGCCACCGGCGCGTGGAGCTCCACCGCTCCGCTGGGCAAGGGCCGCCGCTACCACACCGCCACCCTGCTGAACGATGGCAAGGTGCTGCTCGCCGGCGGTTACAGCGACTGGTACGGCATCCTCGCCTCCGCCGAGCTGTATGACCCGGCCACCGGCACCTTCGCCGACACGGCCAGCCTGGGTCTGGTGCGCTACGATCACACGTCCACGCTGCTGGAGGACGGCCGCGTGCTGACGGTGGGCGGCTTCAGCACGGGCGATCAGGCCTCGGCGGAGCTGTTCGGACCCGCCAGGAAGTAA